The following are encoded together in the Adhaeribacter arboris genome:
- a CDS encoding tyrosine-type recombinase/integrase: MTIAIDIKPNIILCSPQLPFDVNRKSLLEGFVFFKEAYYSSIEKGTQKGYNSLFKALFEWFEIKQERDGKDWLNLIFSSFSVHDANAFFDYLKNEKKVKYKKIEKIGVSNKTFNNYLTYFITFYNFFIDRSLLPVNQNPLARFSKKNTESNQHTPFTNKQIQLIKQRMLDTKAYQLLTFVQFLYYTFARPGKEVRLLQVKDLRAKTIFFPSSRAKNATGDHVAIPPELEIIIQENNYREYPPHYYIFTLKGKPGPTPVGINYFSKQHRNILLAVGITEPEYDMYGYKHTGNINLYHATKDIKAVQRQNRHKTSAQTDTYLRKLGLLMDEDPIINFPKFGGEELESKKPVPLNEELAFQQ; the protein is encoded by the coding sequence TTGACTATCGCAATAGACATAAAGCCAAACATCATACTTTGTAGTCCACAACTACCTTTTGATGTTAACCGTAAAAGTCTTTTAGAAGGTTTTGTTTTTTTTAAGGAGGCTTATTATAGCTCCATTGAAAAAGGTACGCAAAAAGGTTATAATTCCTTGTTTAAAGCTCTCTTCGAGTGGTTTGAAATAAAGCAGGAAAGAGACGGTAAGGACTGGCTCAATTTAATTTTTTCCAGTTTTAGTGTCCACGACGCCAATGCTTTCTTTGATTATTTAAAAAATGAGAAGAAGGTAAAATACAAGAAGATTGAAAAAATAGGGGTTTCTAATAAAACCTTTAATAATTATCTAACCTATTTCATTACTTTTTATAATTTCTTTATTGACCGGAGCTTGCTGCCGGTTAATCAGAATCCTTTGGCTCGGTTTTCCAAAAAGAACACCGAATCTAATCAGCATACCCCTTTTACTAATAAGCAGATCCAATTAATCAAGCAGAGAATGTTGGATACCAAGGCTTATCAATTACTTACTTTTGTGCAATTTTTATATTACACGTTTGCTCGGCCAGGTAAAGAAGTACGATTGCTGCAGGTGAAGGACCTCCGGGCAAAAACCATCTTTTTCCCATCGAGTCGGGCTAAGAATGCTACCGGGGACCACGTGGCCATACCTCCCGAGCTGGAAATAATTATCCAGGAAAATAATTACCGGGAGTATCCACCCCATTATTATATTTTTACTTTGAAAGGCAAACCCGGACCAACACCGGTAGGAATCAACTACTTTTCCAAACAGCACCGTAATATTCTCCTGGCGGTGGGCATTACCGAGCCGGAATATGATATGTACGGCTACAAGCACACCGGTAACATTAATCTTTATCATGCTACCAAAGATATCAAAGCGGTGCAACGCCAAAACCGACATAAAACTAGTGCGCAAACGGATACTTATTTACGCAAGCTTGGTCTGCTGATGGATGAGGATCCCATCATCAACTTTCCTAAGTTTGGCGGAGAGGAGCTGGAAAGCAAAAAGCCAGTTCCCCTGAATGAGGAACTGGCTTTTCAACAATGA
- the nusB gene encoding transcription antitermination factor NusB: MQKLLANKSYQQRLIRRNISWGSDTDQIRHWYKTVLKPNETFLAYLAQPEHTYEEDHELIKSIYKELIFKDETLQKYFEEQDMNWAENKPIVKSLVNKTIKSLEETSAEDLPLLDLSPNWEDDKVFFEDLYNQTIQEDATYEAFIVAQIKNWDVDRVALLDKIILKMALCEMHIFRSIPVKVTINEYIEISKIYSTPKSKQFINGVLDKISQELTEKGDIRKSGRGLIDNK; this comes from the coding sequence GTGCAAAAGCTGCTCGCCAACAAATCGTACCAGCAGCGCCTTATCCGGCGTAATATTAGCTGGGGTTCCGATACCGACCAGATCCGGCATTGGTACAAAACGGTATTGAAGCCCAACGAAACGTTTTTAGCTTATCTGGCACAACCCGAACATACCTACGAAGAAGATCACGAGCTGATTAAGTCTATCTACAAGGAATTAATCTTTAAAGATGAAACTTTGCAGAAGTATTTTGAGGAGCAGGATATGAATTGGGCGGAGAATAAGCCCATTGTGAAAAGTTTGGTAAATAAAACCATTAAATCTTTAGAGGAAACGTCTGCGGAAGACTTGCCCTTACTGGACCTTTCGCCGAATTGGGAAGACGACAAAGTATTTTTTGAGGATTTATATAATCAAACCATCCAGGAAGATGCCACCTACGAAGCATTTATTGTTGCCCAAATTAAAAACTGGGACGTAGATCGGGTAGCTTTGCTGGACAAAATTATTTTAAAAATGGCCTTGTGCGAAATGCATATTTTCAGAAGCATTCCCGTAAAAGTGACCATTAACGAATATATTGAAATTTCAAAAATTTACAGTACACCCAAGAGCAAACAGTTTATTAACGGCGTACTGGATAAAATTTCCCAGGAACTCACCGAGAAAGGAGATATCCGGAAATCGGGCCGGGGATTGATTGACAATAAATAA
- the coaE gene encoding dephospho-CoA kinase (Dephospho-CoA kinase (CoaE) performs the final step in coenzyme A biosynthesis.) has translation MLKVGITGGIGSGKSLICRFFELLNIPVYDSDYRAKWVMQHHLGLRQELLDAFGLQAFDGETGQLNRKYLAQLVFNNPEKLTLLNNLVHPRVKQDFIDWADSQTNVSYLIKEAALMYETEAHKQVDKMVLVIAPIPLRLARTQKRDPHRTIADVEAIMQKQLDDSEKLKKADFVIYNDEQQLVIPQVLAIHAQLLALAPNFTAGINLL, from the coding sequence ATGTTAAAAGTTGGAATAACCGGAGGAATCGGTTCGGGTAAGAGTTTAATTTGCCGTTTTTTTGAGTTACTGAACATACCGGTTTACGACTCCGATTACCGGGCTAAGTGGGTCATGCAGCACCATCTGGGCTTGCGCCAGGAATTACTGGATGCATTTGGGCTTCAGGCTTTTGATGGCGAAACCGGGCAATTAAACCGAAAGTACTTAGCGCAACTGGTATTTAATAATCCGGAAAAATTAACTCTGCTCAACAATTTGGTTCACCCGCGGGTAAAACAAGATTTTATTGACTGGGCCGATTCGCAAACAAATGTTTCTTACCTGATTAAAGAAGCCGCTTTAATGTACGAAACCGAAGCGCACAAACAGGTAGACAAAATGGTATTGGTAATAGCCCCAATTCCTCTTAGGCTGGCCCGCACGCAAAAACGCGATCCGCACCGCACCATCGCGGATGTGGAAGCTATTATGCAAAAGCAACTCGACGACTCCGAAAAATTAAAAAAAGCAGATTTTGTAATTTACAACGATGAACAACAATTAGTTATTCCGCAGGTTTTAGCTATTCACGCGCAGTTACTTGCTTTGGCCCCCAATTTTACCGCAGGTATTAATCTTCTTTAA
- a CDS encoding IS1 family transposase yields the protein MFEVQIKINCPHCQSSKVVKNGKKKNGSQNLLCRNCQKQFQPIYRYRGADPTTKRLIRRLLERNNGVRDIEKLLEVSRKCVLSNLCRQGNALKIQPTQKHYRSVQIDEVWSFVGKRKKGKYWLLYAYCPQTDEVLAYSCGGRSAKTVRQLLKKLKGVEIEQYCTDHWKAFAQVIPPTKHTIGKAYTKNIEGVNTCIRARNRRFVRKTTCFSKKKENHLASLNLMFDYRNRHKAKHHTL from the coding sequence ATGTTCGAAGTTCAGATCAAAATAAACTGTCCCCACTGCCAGAGCAGCAAGGTAGTAAAAAATGGCAAGAAAAAGAATGGTTCTCAGAACCTTCTATGTCGTAATTGCCAGAAGCAATTTCAGCCAATATATCGCTATAGAGGAGCGGATCCGACTACCAAGCGGTTGATACGGCGTCTTCTGGAAAGAAATAATGGTGTTCGTGACATTGAAAAGTTGCTGGAAGTGAGTAGAAAGTGTGTGCTAAGCAACTTGTGCCGACAGGGGAATGCCCTTAAGATTCAACCAACCCAAAAGCATTATAGATCCGTACAGATCGATGAAGTCTGGAGCTTTGTCGGAAAGCGCAAGAAAGGAAAATACTGGTTGTTGTATGCTTACTGTCCCCAAACAGATGAAGTACTGGCTTATAGTTGTGGCGGCCGAAGCGCTAAAACAGTACGCCAGCTACTCAAAAAGCTAAAAGGAGTGGAAATAGAACAATATTGTACTGATCATTGGAAAGCGTTTGCTCAGGTAATCCCCCCGACAAAGCACACGATAGGAAAAGCTTACACTAAAAACATAGAAGGCGTGAATACTTGCATCAGAGCCAGAAACAGACGGTTCGTCAGAAAAACAACCTGCTTCTCCAAAAAGAAGGAAAACCATTTAGCAAGTCTAAACCTGATGTTTGACTATCGCAATAGACATAAAGCCAAACATCATACTTTGTAG
- a CDS encoding ABC transporter ATP-binding protein, with protein MKSLRYLNKYLFKYKWHLIWGTLFIIISNIFGIIPAQIVRYAFNLIVEGINQYHLFAGTSKQAEIYNVFARNVTLYGGLIILLALLKGVFTFYMRQTIIVMSRLVENDMKNEIYAHYQTLPLSFYRRNNTGDLMARISEDVSRVRMYLGPAIMYGINLVALFLLVVPYMFTINAKLTLYTLLPLPILSVSIYYVNTIIERKSDEIQKSLSGITTFVQEAFSGIRVLKSFVREDDSHQNFTVASDLYKDKSLELNFVNALFFPLILFLIGLSTIITVYIGGKEVMNGSITAGNIAEFLIYVNMLTWPVTSLGWTTSLVQRAAASQARINEFLETKTDIISRQNRKQEITGDILFENVNFTYPDTGIHALKDLSFRIKHGETLAILGNTGSGKSTVAALLCRLYDTSSGRIEIDGVDIRDYEIATLRSQVGYVPQDVFLFSDSIRNNIGFGSDTMTEEQMIQAAKDADVYENIMRFPEKFATKLGERGITLSGGQKQRVSMARALVREPAILILDDSLSAVDTKTENAILNNLQRIMHNRTSIIISHRVSSVKLADQILVLDDGEVVQHGTHQELMEDEEGLYKALYERQLQTEEQD; from the coding sequence GTGAAATCACTTCGTTATTTAAATAAATACCTGTTTAAATATAAATGGCACCTAATATGGGGAACGCTGTTTATCATAATTTCTAATATTTTCGGCATTATTCCCGCCCAGATTGTGCGCTATGCTTTTAACTTAATTGTAGAAGGCATCAACCAGTACCATTTGTTTGCCGGAACGAGTAAACAGGCCGAAATTTATAACGTGTTTGCCCGCAATGTAACTTTATACGGCGGTCTGATTATTCTGCTGGCTTTACTCAAAGGGGTATTTACTTTTTACATGCGTCAAACGATTATTGTCATGTCGCGGCTCGTAGAGAACGACATGAAAAACGAGATTTACGCGCATTACCAAACCTTACCGCTCAGCTTTTACCGCCGCAACAACACCGGCGATTTAATGGCGCGTATTTCCGAAGACGTGAGCCGGGTGCGCATGTACCTGGGGCCGGCTATTATGTACGGCATTAACCTGGTAGCGTTGTTTCTGTTGGTAGTACCGTATATGTTTACCATTAACGCCAAGCTTACTTTATACACGCTGCTGCCTTTGCCTATTTTATCGGTGAGTATTTACTACGTGAATACTATTATCGAACGAAAATCCGACGAAATTCAGAAAAGTTTATCGGGCATCACCACGTTTGTGCAGGAAGCCTTTTCCGGTATTCGGGTGTTAAAGTCGTTTGTGCGCGAAGACGATTCGCACCAAAATTTTACCGTTGCCAGCGATTTGTACAAGGATAAATCTTTGGAACTGAATTTTGTAAACGCACTCTTCTTTCCATTAATTTTATTTTTAATTGGCTTAAGCACCATTATAACGGTATATATAGGCGGCAAAGAAGTAATGAACGGCAGCATTACGGCGGGTAATATTGCCGAATTTTTAATTTACGTAAACATGCTGACTTGGCCGGTAACTTCGCTGGGCTGGACTACTAGCCTAGTGCAACGCGCCGCTGCCTCGCAAGCCCGGATTAATGAATTTCTGGAAACCAAAACGGATATTATCTCCCGCCAAAATAGAAAGCAGGAAATTACCGGTGATATATTATTCGAGAACGTAAACTTTACTTACCCCGACACGGGAATTCACGCCTTAAAAGATTTATCGTTCCGGATTAAGCACGGGGAAACTTTGGCTATTTTAGGAAATACGGGTTCGGGAAAGAGTACGGTAGCGGCTTTGCTGTGCCGTTTGTACGATACATCCAGTGGTCGCATTGAAATTGATGGGGTGGATATCCGGGATTATGAAATTGCCACCCTGCGCAGTCAGGTGGGTTACGTGCCCCAGGATGTTTTTCTGTTTTCGGATTCTATCCGGAATAATATTGGTTTTGGCTCGGATACGATGACCGAAGAACAAATGATCCAGGCCGCCAAAGATGCCGACGTGTACGAAAACATTATGCGTTTCCCCGAAAAATTTGCAACCAAGCTGGGCGAACGCGGCATTACTTTATCGGGTGGGCAGAAGCAACGGGTTTCCATGGCGCGCGCGCTGGTACGGGAACCGGCTATTCTTATTCTGGATGATTCTTTAAGTGCGGTGGATACCAAAACGGAAAATGCTATTTTAAATAATTTGCAACGGATTATGCACAACCGTACCTCCATTATTATTTCGCACCGGGTATCGTCGGTGAAGCTGGCCGACCAGATTTTGGTACTCGACGACGGCGAAGTGGTACAGCACGGCACGCACCAGGAACTTATGGAAGACGAGGAAGGCTTGTACAAAGCGCTCTACGAACGGCAATTACAAACCGAAGAGCAAGATTAA
- a CDS encoding YtxH domain-containing protein, with amino-acid sequence MSKKVTTTLLAFLSGVATGAAFGVLYAPDKGRETRDRLSYQLDKYRDMLKDLTDLLRDNRETPQSAARSEGQRVIKDAKDKAEKLLGDVDLLISQINSRKEAL; translated from the coding sequence ATGAGCAAGAAAGTAACCACTACGCTTTTAGCATTTTTATCCGGGGTAGCTACCGGCGCTGCTTTTGGCGTTTTGTATGCGCCGGATAAAGGCCGTGAAACCCGCGATCGCTTAAGCTACCAGTTAGATAAATACCGCGACATGCTAAAAGACTTAACCGATCTTTTACGGGACAACCGGGAAACACCGCAATCGGCGGCCCGTTCCGAAGGCCAACGCGTAATTAAAGACGCGAAAGATAAAGCCGAAAAATTACTGGGTGATGTAGACCTGCTCATTAGCCAAATTAACAGCCGTAAGGAAGCCTTATAA
- the uxuA gene encoding mannonate dehydratase has product MKLRQTWRWFGPADPVTLQDIRQTGAEGIVTALHHVPHGAIWPVEEIRKRQQEIEAYGLTWDVVESVTVHESIKTRTGDYQHYIDLYKESLRNIASCGIKIVTYNFMPVNDWTRTDLNLVMPDGSKALYFNWFDLAVFDIHLLERPNAQKDYPEYVAQEAEKRFKEYTPEKLDQLAYIVMFGIPGEQKQTLAEMRDNLARYKDMDRSVLRENLKYFLQEITPVAEEAGIKLAIHPDDPPFHILGLPRVVSTADDLNYILESVPSPANGICFCTGSLGANPNNNLPEMAKQIGNRIHFVHLRNVAKDEHGNFYEADHLDGDVDMYAVVKEILTIQQQVAERIPFRPDHGHQMLDDLAKVTNPGYSAIGRLRGLAELRGLELGICRSEGWD; this is encoded by the coding sequence ATGAAATTAAGACAAACTTGGCGTTGGTTCGGGCCCGCCGATCCGGTAACGCTGCAGGACATCCGCCAAACCGGCGCCGAAGGAATTGTAACGGCTTTGCACCACGTACCGCACGGAGCAATTTGGCCGGTAGAGGAAATTAGAAAACGCCAACAGGAAATAGAAGCGTATGGTTTAACCTGGGACGTAGTAGAAAGTGTAACCGTACACGAAAGTATTAAAACCCGCACCGGCGATTACCAGCACTACATTGATTTGTACAAAGAGTCGTTACGCAACATAGCCTCCTGCGGAATTAAGATTGTAACGTACAATTTTATGCCCGTAAACGACTGGACTCGTACCGACCTGAACCTGGTAATGCCGGACGGTTCTAAGGCTTTATATTTTAATTGGTTCGACCTGGCCGTTTTTGATATCCACTTATTGGAGCGGCCCAACGCCCAAAAAGATTATCCGGAATATGTGGCGCAAGAAGCTGAAAAACGGTTTAAGGAATATACCCCGGAGAAACTGGACCAATTAGCTTATATTGTGATGTTTGGTATTCCGGGGGAGCAAAAGCAAACGCTGGCAGAAATGCGGGACAACCTGGCTCGTTATAAAGATATGGATCGTTCGGTTTTACGCGAAAATTTAAAATATTTTCTGCAGGAAATAACCCCGGTGGCGGAGGAAGCAGGTATTAAGTTAGCCATTCACCCGGACGATCCGCCTTTTCATATTTTAGGGCTGCCCCGGGTGGTAAGTACCGCCGACGATTTAAATTACATTCTGGAGTCCGTGCCTAGCCCAGCCAATGGTATTTGTTTTTGTACCGGGTCGTTGGGCGCTAATCCAAACAACAATTTGCCCGAAATGGCAAAGCAAATAGGTAACCGGATACATTTTGTGCATTTACGGAATGTGGCCAAAGACGAGCACGGTAACTTTTACGAAGCCGACCACTTAGACGGCGATGTAGATATGTACGCGGTGGTAAAAGAAATTCTTACCATTCAACAGCAAGTAGCGGAGCGCATTCCGTTCCGCCCCGACCACGGCCACCAAATGCTGGACGATTTAGCAAAAGTTACCAACCCGGGATATTCGGCTATTGGGCGGTTGCGGGGTTTAGCGGAACTAAGAGGTTTGGAATTAGGGATTTGCCGTTCCGAGGGTTGGGATTAA
- a CDS encoding YbbR-like domain-containing protein, protein MPLTGAKNIVLWFLKPFHGREQYWRVVLLCFMAASTFWLLNALNKNYTNIRITYPVRFVYDQREYIPLQPLPEEIVLNVSGKGWKLLRKYLMLDVQPADIPMEGLIRQRSVSANLFRSNVANSLDGLQLNFIVTDSLRFKFDKQIKRKIPLAIDTLHLPINANYAIEKPITITPSEVEFEGPASVLDSLPNPFILSVPKKPITGPFKSYVPIDFPYKGLVKSDIVEAEIAFNVKQLAWQNLVMTPNLQNKPTDSVTMQPAAVSIRYGFLPEQAAQIDLTKFSLIANYAELNPKDSTVNVEITEKPVYVKRVTLQPNKIKIIPVVKLTRSTK, encoded by the coding sequence TTGCCATTAACAGGAGCCAAAAATATCGTTCTGTGGTTTTTAAAACCATTTCACGGCCGGGAACAATACTGGCGGGTAGTGCTGCTATGCTTCATGGCAGCCTCTACCTTTTGGCTCTTAAATGCATTAAATAAAAATTACACTAACATCCGGATTACCTATCCGGTCCGGTTTGTTTACGATCAGCGGGAATACATTCCTTTACAGCCTTTACCCGAAGAAATTGTATTGAATGTAAGCGGTAAAGGCTGGAAATTACTGCGCAAATACCTGATGCTGGACGTGCAACCCGCCGATATTCCCATGGAAGGGTTAATCCGGCAAAGATCGGTTTCGGCTAATTTATTTCGGTCTAACGTAGCTAACTCTCTGGATGGTCTGCAACTTAACTTTATTGTGACGGATAGTCTCCGCTTTAAATTTGATAAGCAGATAAAACGTAAAATTCCTTTAGCCATAGATACTTTGCATTTGCCCATTAATGCAAATTACGCGATAGAAAAACCTATTACTATTACTCCCAGCGAAGTAGAATTTGAAGGTCCGGCCTCGGTATTAGATTCTTTGCCCAATCCATTCATACTTTCCGTACCTAAAAAACCTATCACCGGCCCGTTCAAAAGTTACGTGCCAATTGATTTTCCGTATAAAGGTTTGGTAAAAAGTGATATTGTAGAAGCCGAAATTGCTTTCAACGTAAAACAACTGGCCTGGCAAAATCTGGTAATGACTCCTAATCTACAAAACAAACCAACCGATTCTGTTACCATGCAACCGGCGGCCGTTAGTATTAGATATGGTTTCTTGCCGGAACAGGCTGCCCAAATTGATTTAACCAAATTCTCCCTGATCGCAAATTATGCAGAGTTAAATCCGAAAGATTCTACGGTAAATGTAGAAATAACGGAAAAACCAGTTTACGTGAAGCGAGTAACGCTGCAGCCTAATAAAATTAAAATTATTCCGGTGGTAAAACTTACCCGTTCGACCAAGTAG
- the yajC gene encoding preprotein translocase subunit YajC has protein sequence MWHLLLQINTPNNLSNILFIGAIVLVFYFFMIRPQQKKVSDAKKFRESLSKGMNVVTIGGLHGKLVEISDTTVWIEVDKGLRLKFDKSAIAVESTTKANEKA, from the coding sequence ATGTGGCATTTATTATTACAAATTAATACCCCTAACAACCTTTCCAATATCCTTTTTATTGGAGCAATTGTGCTCGTATTCTATTTTTTCATGATCCGGCCGCAACAGAAAAAAGTGAGCGATGCCAAAAAGTTTCGGGAGTCACTTTCTAAAGGAATGAATGTGGTTACCATTGGTGGTTTGCACGGGAAACTCGTGGAAATTAGTGATACCACTGTTTGGATTGAAGTAGATAAGGGACTGCGACTTAAATTTGATAAATCTGCCATTGCGGTAGAATCCACCACGAAAGCGAACGAAAAAGCTTAA
- a CDS encoding DUF1573 domain-containing protein: MKVTKLYAGLLAVALLTASCDNLQNKTEGENATASAETSTPTEATVANPNLTNGTEISNADAPVMTFAEMEHDFGDIKPGSVVKHTFTFKNTGKSPLIISNASATCGCTVPEWPKEPVAPGAEGKIDVQFDSHGKSGQVSKTITIQANTQPSTNQIAIKTNILPDPAANGPLRAQ, encoded by the coding sequence ATGAAAGTAACTAAACTTTATGCTGGCTTATTGGCAGTAGCCTTACTGACCGCCAGCTGCGATAATTTACAAAACAAAACCGAAGGCGAAAACGCAACTGCTTCCGCGGAAACCTCTACGCCTACCGAAGCGACAGTGGCCAATCCTAACCTTACAAACGGAACGGAAATTTCTAACGCCGATGCGCCGGTAATGACCTTCGCGGAAATGGAACACGATTTTGGTGATATCAAGCCTGGTTCGGTAGTAAAACATACGTTTACGTTTAAAAATACCGGCAAATCTCCTTTAATTATTTCTAATGCTTCGGCTACCTGCGGTTGTACGGTGCCCGAGTGGCCAAAAGAACCAGTAGCACCCGGTGCCGAAGGTAAAATAGATGTTCAGTTTGATAGCCACGGTAAATCCGGTCAGGTTTCTAAAACCATAACCATCCAGGCCAATACCCAGCCATCTACCAACCAGATTGCCATCAAAACCAATATTTTACCCGATCCGGCGGCGAATGGTCCGTTAAGAGCCCAATAA
- a CDS encoding isocitrate/isopropylmalate dehydrogenase family protein: MKQITLIPGDGIGPEITEAVKTIFAAAKVPVTWEEENAGQTTYTLNGQLIPVSLIASLNKNRIALKGPITTPVGGGFKSINVTLRQMFDLYQNVRPAKSTVGIETPFKHVDIVLFRENTEGLYSGLEFYDERHGIADAIARVTKEGCDKICRAAFEYARKHNRKKVTVVHKANILKLAGSLFINAAKTIAPEYPEITLDDKIIDNMCMQLVNKPEQFDVLVTTNLFGDILSDLCAGLVGGLGVVAGANIGKDMAIFEAVHGSAPDIAGKGIANPTALLRSAIMMLHHIEEHDYANRIEAAMDETFRNREQCTGDLGGKASTMEFAQNVISHLK, translated from the coding sequence ATGAAACAAATAACCTTAATTCCCGGCGACGGCATTGGTCCAGAGATTACGGAGGCGGTAAAAACAATTTTTGCGGCCGCCAAGGTGCCGGTTACCTGGGAAGAAGAAAATGCCGGACAAACTACTTACACCCTTAACGGGCAATTAATCCCGGTTTCCCTGATTGCTTCCCTGAATAAAAACCGGATTGCGCTAAAAGGACCCATTACTACGCCGGTTGGTGGGGGTTTTAAAAGCATAAATGTTACCTTGCGCCAAATGTTCGATTTGTACCAGAACGTGCGGCCCGCCAAAAGCACCGTTGGCATTGAAACCCCTTTTAAACACGTAGATATAGTATTGTTCCGCGAAAATACCGAAGGCTTGTACTCTGGTCTGGAGTTTTACGACGAACGCCACGGAATTGCCGACGCTATTGCCCGCGTTACGAAAGAAGGCTGCGATAAAATATGCCGGGCGGCTTTTGAATATGCGCGCAAGCACAACCGCAAAAAAGTAACGGTGGTACATAAAGCTAATATTTTAAAATTAGCCGGAAGTTTATTTATTAACGCCGCCAAAACTATTGCCCCGGAATATCCCGAAATTACCCTCGACGATAAAATTATCGATAATATGTGCATGCAGCTGGTAAATAAGCCGGAGCAGTTTGATGTATTGGTTACTACTAACTTGTTCGGAGATATTTTATCAGATTTATGCGCGGGTTTAGTGGGCGGTTTAGGTGTGGTAGCGGGAGCTAATATTGGTAAAGATATGGCCATTTTTGAGGCGGTACACGGTTCGGCTCCGGATATTGCCGGTAAGGGCATTGCCAACCCGACGGCACTTTTACGCTCGGCGATTATGATGCTGCATCATATTGAAGAACACGATTACGCCAACCGTATTGAAGCCGCCATGGACGAAACCTTCCGAAACCGGGAACAATGCACCGGCGATTTGGGCGGTAAAGCCAGCACCATGGAATTTGCGCAAAACGTAATTTCTCATTTGAAATAA